The proteins below are encoded in one region of Halichoerus grypus chromosome X, mHalGry1.hap1.1, whole genome shotgun sequence:
- the PLAC1 gene encoding placenta-specific protein 1, which produces MKVFELIGGMVILTSVFLACAAQSPMTVLCSIDWFMVTVHPFMLNNDVYVHFHELHLGLGCPANHVQPHAYQFTYRVTECGIRAKVVSLDMVMYSTELHYASKVTSSKYMIPVSCTAPQQSPWLTPPCSVRVAGGTGTTTQHGGASYDVFTLSQSSQRPDCDCPPCVFGEEECIQAPRHQGEAQEGLLVPPSAFVDISEDWSLRSDDLIESM; this is translated from the coding sequence ATGAAAGTGTTCGAGTTGATAGGAGGGATGGTCATCCTCACCTCTGTGTTTTTGGCCTGTGCCGCACAAAGTCCAATGACTGTGCTGTGCTCCATAGACTGGTTCATGGTCACCGTGCACCCCTTTATGTTGAATAACGATGTATACGTGCACTTCCATGAGTTACACTTGGGCCTGGGCTGCCCTGCCAACCACGTTCAGCCACACGCCTACCAGTTCACCTACCGCGTTACGGAATGTGGCATCCGGGCCAAGGTTGTCTCTCTGGACATGGTCATGTACAGCACAGAGCTGCACTACGCTTCGAAGGTGACCTCTTCGAAGtacatgatcccagtgtcctgcaCTGCTCCCCAACAGTCCCCATGGCTTACTCCGCCCTGCTCCGTGAGAGTAGCTGGTGGGACAGGCACCACCACCCAGCACGGTGGGGCAAGCTACGACGTGTTCACCTTGTCGCAGTCCAGCCAAAGGCCTGACTGCGACTGTCCGCCTTGTGTCTTCGGCGAAGAAGAGTGTATCCAGGCCCCCCGGCACCAAGGGGAGGCTCAGGAGGGCCTGCTGGTGCCGCCGTCTGCCTTTGTGGATATTTCTGAAGACTGGTCTCTTCGCTCGGATGATCTCATTGAGTCCATGTGA